A genomic region of Phoenix dactylifera cultivar Barhee BC4 unplaced genomic scaffold, palm_55x_up_171113_PBpolish2nd_filt_p 001164F, whole genome shotgun sequence contains the following coding sequences:
- the LOC120108080 gene encoding uncharacterized protein LOC120108080, with amino-acid sequence MTMKTLLSAIRIQEQHLEKDNEQLMNPELLTKVNFVESQNKTHKFKNSKFEKGGPRNKRKPMKPKHHINKNDRKPICYNCGKLGHMARVCRMKKKYQNYEHAPSQPANPQTNMVLSSTGPTSTDDRSGAA; translated from the exons ATGACAATGAAAACTCTATTGTCTGCCATTAGGATCCAAGAACAACACCTTGAGAAAGATAATGAGCAACTCATGAATCCTGAGCTTCTAACCAAGGTGAACTTTGTAGAAAGCCAAAATAAGACCCATAAGTTCAAgaactccaaatttgaaaagggtggacctagaaacaaaagaaaacctaTGAAGCCAAAACACCATATCAATAAGAATGATCGGAAGCCGATTTGCTACAATTGTGGAAAACTCGGTCATATGGCTCGAGTAtgccggatgaagaagaagtatcAGAACTATGAACATGCGCCTTCTCAACCTGCAAATCCACAAACCAACATGGTGCTATCCAGTACTGGTCCTACTAGTACTGATGATCG GTCCGGAGCGGCCTAA